DNA sequence from the Candidatus Fluviicola riflensis genome:
AGAAAGTGGATGGAATCCGGTTTAAAGGTCATTTTAGCAACGGCGCCAAACGCAGTCCGGAAACCATGGAGTTTGCCATTGCCGATTTCAGTGCCAAACCCGAAACTGGTAAGTTCACCGGATTTATTAAAGTGAAGAACTTTGTTTCGCCCAATATTCACATGCAGCTGGTTTCCGATTTCAACCTCGATTTCCTGGCTAAGTTTGTCAATTCGGCCGATCTCAAAGGTTTAAAAGGTGGCGTAAAGCTCACGATGAATTTCCGCGACATCATTGATTTAGATAATCCCGAGCGCAGTATCCGAAAACTCAACGAGTCGTACTACAGCAAGCTGGAAGTGAAAAACCTGCGATTCAACAGTAAAAAACTCCCGTATGCCATCAAAGACATTGACCTTCTGGCCGAGGTGAAAGGACATGTTACGACGCTCAATTACTGCAATATCCGCGTTGGAAATACCGATCTGCGAATAGATGGTTCTGTGAGCGATTTACCGGCAATCGTACATCACACGGATTTGCCGGTTACCACCCATCTCAACATTCGTTCACGCTTGCTGGATTTGCATGAGCTTACGAAAACCGAGAAAGAACAGGCCGCAGCCGTAGATGAACAGCTGGAAGACCTGCGGTTAAAATTGTCGTTTGTTACCACAGCCCGCAATCTCACAGAATCGCCCAACTTGCCTGTAGGCGAATTTTACATCGATGACCTTTATGCCAAACTGAAGCATTATCCGCATAAGCTGCACGACTTTCATGCAGATGTGATTATCAAGGAAAACGATTTTAATGTGGTTGATTTTACGGGCGAGATTGATAACAGTGATTTCCATTTTTCGGGTGGTTTGCAGAACTACAATATGTGGTTTGATGAAAAGCTGAACGGCGATACGCGTATTGATTTTGATCTGACATCTAAAATGCTCAAACTGGAAGATCTGTTTGTGTATAAAGGCGAGAATTTTGTTCCCGAAGATTACCGGCACGAAGAGTTGGACCAGTTGAAACTACACGGAAACGCCAAACTTCATTTCAATCATGGGTTAAAATCAACCGATTTGCAATTGGATCGTTTTTCCGCGAAAATGAAAATGCACCATTCACGGATCGAACACATGAAAGGCCGGATTCACTTCGAAGACGAGCATCTGATGGTACAACATCTCGATGCGCAGATTGGCCGAAGTTCGATGCTGGTTGACCTCAATTATTACCTTGGTAAAAACGAAGCTATACGGAAGCGCGATAATTTATTGAAAATCAAAGCTTCGCGACTTGATTTTGACGAACTGATGAACTACAATACCGGAAACGGCGCTAAACCGTCCGGTGAAACAGCTGTTGCCATTGATCACGACAAAGGATTCAGTATCTACGACCTTCCGTTTCCGGAAATGCATTATGAACTGCACATTGATCACCTGAATTATCACAAATACCACCTGGCCGCCATCGATGCCAAAATGCACAGTAAAACCAATCATTACCTGTACATCGATAAGCTCAACATGCATGCTGCGGGCGGTGAGTTCAGAATCAACGGTTATTTCTCGGGAATCGACAAACAGCACATTTATTTCCGTCCCACAATTGTGATGAAACATGTGAACCTGGACCAGCTGTTGTTTAAGTTCGATAATTTCGGTCAGGACCATTTGGTGTCGGAAAACCTTCATGGCCAGCTCTCAGGTACGCTAAACGGAAAGATCCACATGCATGCCGATATGACTCCCAAACTTGATGATTCGGAACTTCACCTTGATATAGAAGTGCTCAAAGGCAAGTTGGAAAATTATGCTCCGATGCACAGTCTTGCAGAATATTTTCAAGACAAAAACCTCAATAAAATTCTCTTTGACAGCCTGGTTAACAAACTGGATATGAAGAACGGCGTTTTGACCATTCCACGCATGGGAATCAACACATCACTCGGCTACATGGAATTTTCGGGTAAGCAGGACATGAGGATGAACATGGAATATTACGTGAGTGTTCCACTAACGATGGTAACGCAAGTGGGCTTCAAAAAACTCTTCGGCAAGAAAAAAGAAGAAGTCGACCCGGACCAGGAAGACGCGGTGATGTACCGGGATAAGGAGAAGAAAATACGCTTCGTAACCGTGAAATTAACAGGCGACGCTGAGAATTACTCGGTGGCGTTGTCACGGGAGAAGAGGCATAAGTAGGGAATCGAGGGAAGTTTCCCGATCATTCCGAGGCTGACACGGTATTGCGAACACGAATGGAAGTTAGGTATATTACTAACCGGTTAGTAATATACCTAACTTGCTCAAATTCTCATTATTTGTCTGTCAATGCATACAACCTACATAAATGTTCGCTTTTATTTTAAACACTTTTTTCTCAGTCTTTTGTAAAACAATCAACATACTGTCCGCACTTTTCTCTGTTTCATAAATGCCCGTCACCAACGCAATCGTTTTTTCTCCTGCTTGTCTTTGGTAAAAGTCCAGGTATTCCAAACTTAAATTCTCAGATGGGAATCGTCTTGGGAAATACTCACCGGCATAAATTTCGTCTTCGTCATTGTCTGGCAATGCAATTAGATTTTTGACCTTGTTGTAAGAACGCCCCATCGTGTCAATAGGAATATTTAGTTGTCTGTTTATGTCAAACATCTTTTTGTGAAGTATAGAATAGTCGAAACTTGTATCGGCAACCACAACGAAAAAAGTAGCATAGTTATAGTTGAGGGTATCTTCTGCTGCGTTATTATCTGTGGAAACGGAGTTTTGTGCAAGCGCAGTTGGATCAATTGGAGTTGACGTAATTACTTCATTGTTTGTGTCAGACAAAACCGTACCGCAAGCAGTCAAAAAAACGGTGAGTATTACGTAAAGCGTTTTTTTCATGGGGTAAGTGTATCTGATTAGTAATTTAGAAAAATTCCTTGTGTTGTTTGATAAAATGGAGGTTTAAGGTGTTCAAGTCGTCGGTGTATTTATAGAATTTTCAGTTTAACTGCAATTTTTTCCTTTCCTAATAATTTTTCCTTCACTATCATAAATTGTCGAGTAGTCATCATTGTAAATGCGACTTGTCACACCAAGCTGGTCCAATAATGTATTCGCTTTTTGTCGTATTGCCATCCATGTTTTGTGTTGATCGATTAATTCCCATTCCCAAATTTCCACCGGAATGTCGTCAATTTCTTTTTTAAATACCAACAATTCATCCTTAAGTGAGTTGTTAATCAGCTTCATTCTCACCACTGTATCAAAACATACAGGTGTAAATGCATATTGAAGTTCTTCATACAATTCAGTCAACGGATCAATTAAAACAGGAGCCATTTCGTTCAGCTTCACAGAATCGTAAGTGAAGAGAATGAGAGAGTTGATCACATTCGTGAAATAAAAGTCAACGTGTTGGTCATAATCCGTTTCTTCCATTTCGTCGGATGAGTCTTTTGTCGAGGATGGTTTATTTTTGAAAATTGATTTCCAATTAAGTTTCATCGTTGTTAAAAAATAGTCGTTAACGGTTTGCGGATTGGCGAAGGTGGCGATTTTCACCACAAAACTGTCTTTGGAACATAGAACCCAGTCTTTTGGGTGGGTGCTGTTATAAGCCGTTTTTATTGTTCGTTCCATTTTTTAGGAAATTTTTCTCCAAAATCATTGTAGCGTTTATTTGCATTCAAGATTATTAAATTTTCCCTTGTTCTTGTCAAAGCAGTATAGACTAATGCGTCAAGTCTTTTATTTGTTTCAGGAGCTTTGGCTGGTATGAATAAGACTATATTAAGTAATTCCCATCCTTTAAAGCTATGAATAGTTGACATTTTTAGTCGTCCGTCCCCCATCCAAAATGCTTTTTTATGAGGGTGGTATCTTGCTTCTGTGTCTTCTTCAAAAACGTGATTTACTTCTACTTGTTTTTCTCTGAACAAGTCAACTGCTATTTTTCCCAATTTATGACTTGGCAAAAGTATGACCATATCAGAAGCACTATAACCTTCCTTTTTAAGGCGTAGAAAAGCGTTGTAAATAAAAGATTGCCATTCAGCTTCGTCAATGTTTAACCAAATAATGTGGTGTGAATGTAATAAAACAGGATTGTCTTCAATCCTTCCTACTTTTAATTCTTGATTTAGGTCAAAATCTACACTAAACTCGTTGGACATAACAGCTACTCGCTTAGGAAGTCTGAATGTTACAGTTAAGTCTATGTATGGTTCTTTGAATTTATCGAGTCCATCTTTGGTAACTCGTTTGTCAAGCCAATCTAATTCTCTATCAAAAATATTTTGTCGCTTATCACAAACTATCATCACTTCATCACGACTATTTAAAAAGTATTTGTTAAGTAGAAAATACCACTCGAAATGATAATCCTGTCCTTCGTCAATTAGAATTGCATCATATTTTTGATATTGTTTTCCGCTAATAGCTTCAATTACTGCATTAGGAACGGTTACTTTAAAAAAGTATTCTAAGGCTCTATCATAATCTTCCTGATTGTCAAAGTCTTTATGTTGTGGTGATTTCGGCCATTTTCTTTCAAACTCGTTTAATCTGTCTTTACAAAATCCGTGAAAATGAGTGAAAGTGAATTTGCCCCAACTGAAATTAAAGGGTGAACGTGCAATCATATCTTTTACATAATGCCATAGAGTGATATTGAAAGATATTACTAAGACATTATAACCTTGTGAAGCTAATTTTCCTGCACGATACGCAAGTGCTTGTGTCTTTCCACTACCAGCAACGCCCCTTACACGATAATGACCGCTTTTTGGTTCTGCAATCTTAACTTGATTACCTTTTAGTTTTAAAATTGTCCCTTGTTCTATACTATGAAATGGGGGATTGAGCCAAAATAAAATATCAGTATTCCATTTTCTGTTCCAATAATTACTGCTACTAATTCCTACGTCAGGAACAATTTCTTTAAGACGACTTTCTGTTAAACAGTCAAAACCGAAAAAGGGAAAGTATTTGAAGTTTTTAATTTTTGCTCCCAGTTTCTCTTGGCAAATTTCTGTCTTTGCTTTATGGAAATAAACCCCTGTTTTTATTAAACCGAAGTTTTTTTCGTTTTGGTCTATAGCTTCTCCAATGCTTGGAACAAGTTGTCCAATTAGTTTTTCTTTATAATGTTCAACTTGGTCTATCGGACTTTTCACAGGATATGAACCACGTCCGTCATTCACAAAAAGTCCTTCACCTTTTTTCCATTCATAGTTGTCAAGGTTCCAATCTTTCACTTCATAAATAACAAGTCCAACCTGTGGATTGAAAATTATAATGTCAGGTCGTGTTCCATTTAAAAAGGGTTGAGCAAATATTAGCCAACCTTTGTAGTTTTCTAGTTTGTCTCCACTTTTCCATTGTGTGTCTTTTGGCAAATAAGTGTCGAGATATTTCAATAGAGCTTTTTCACCCGCTGTCAGGGGATTGTTTTGTTCTTCTAATTGTTGCCAAGTCGGGTAAAGTCTATTTTCCAATGCCGATGTCGTTTTAAAATTGGCTATTGATGAAACAATCACAAAGAATCACTTACAACCAACCAACATCGTTTTACCTCCTAAAAACCAACCAATTGACCTCATTATAAGCAACACTTTTTGCCTTGTTCGCTTCATCGCGCTAAACCTACCTATTTCAATACAAACAAACAAATGTATAAATACGGTAATTAATCTGCTGTTTACCGCAAAAAGCTCCGTAATCAAGCGTGTTGTAATGATACTATTCCAATTTCTTCGCCGTCGCATGCTGCAACAACGATTTCATTTGGGTGATTGCCATTTGGTTGAGTTGGATAAGACGTTCCGGTTGACTTAAACCGTTGTGGATGAATACGGCGTTCATACTTTCAAGATTGGAGAGTACAACCAACTGCTCAATGGTAGCTTCGTCGCGTATGTTTCCTTTTGAATCAGGATTTTCAGCACGCCATTGTTGAGCACTTTTACCAAAGAGCGCCACATTCAATAAATCAGCTTCATTGGCATAAACCAAACTTGTTTCATTTTTACCAACTAATTTCGGGATAATCAATTCTTTGATGGCGTCGGTATGAATGCGGTAATTGACTTTTGCCAATGTTCGTTGCAAATTCCAAGTGAGCTGTAAGCGGTCGTTTTCCGTTTCTTTGAGGCGCTGGTATTCTTTAACAAGCAAAAGTTGGAACTTAGGACTAATCCACATACCAAAATGAAACGCTATGTCTTTATGAGCATAAGTACCGCCATATCTACCCGCTTTTGCAGTTATACCAATTGCTTTAGTAGCTTCAATCCAATGCTTTACCGATAGAACAAAGTTATTACTCCCTGCCTCATTTTTAATTGTACCGAATTCGGTATAATTAAAATCCGGATTATACAACGCTTCCCATTCCCCAAGATATTCAATTGTACTCTTTAAACTTAACCACTTAATAATGACAATCTCTTGCAATTGATTTCGAGTCATGTCTGTAAGGGAAATTAAATCATGATCACCTCTCGAAACAATCGCAATCTCAATCTCTTCAATTTTTATCCTTTTTGCCATACTTTAAGCTACAAAGAATTTTTGAAATAACGGCAACGTTGAATGCTTACACAGAACTTTTAAACTCAATCCTAATGCCCGTGCAGCTTCCACATCGAATCGATGTTGCGCGACGCCGCGTCTGCATTTGCCTGATCGCGCAAGTCGGTCCAGATCTGGTTAACGCCCGCTTTGAGTGCCGCTGTTTCGTCTTCGTATACTTCCCACATAGCGCGCGGATCTTCGAAACAATGTTTGATGAAATTGGTATCGAAATCGCCTGAACGGAAAGCCGGATGTTTCATCACAAATTTCCCGAAATCGAGGGTCGTTTTCACGCCTGAAATTTCATACGCATCAATGGCTTGTACCATTTTGTCCATAGCAGCTTCGCGCGTTTCGGCCCATACCACCAATTTGGCGATCATCGGATCGTAGAAGATCGGAACATCCATTCCTTCTTCAAATGCATCGTCGACACGCGCCAAACCTGTATTTGGCCTGCGGTAACGGTGCAACGTCCCGATATCGGGCGTAAAGCCGTTCAACGTATCTTCGGCATACACGCGCACTTCAATGGAATGTCCGTGGATTTGTAATTCGTCCTGTAATTTTGGCAAACGCTCACCGCGTGCAACGCGCACCTGCCATTCCACGAGGTCAAGTCCGGTAATTTCTTCCGTTACCGGATGTTCTACCTGCAAGCGGGTATTCATTTCCAGGAAGTAGAATTTCAATTCTGCATCCAATAAGAATTCAACCGTTCCCGCGCCTTCGTAATTGCAGGCTTTGCAAACGGCCACCGCTGCTTCGCCCATTTGCTTGCGCAATTCAGGAGTCAACACGGCACTTGGCGCTTCTTCGATTACTTTCTGGTGACGACGCTGAATGGAACATTCGCGTTCGAACAAATAAACGGTATTGCCCATTTGATCGGCAAAAACCTGGATTTCGATGTGACGTGGTTTGGTCACAAATTTCTCTATAAAAACGGCATCGTCGCCAAACGAAGAGCGTGCTTCGCTTTGCGCCAACTGCATTTGTTCTTCAAATTCTTCAACATTGTTTACCAAACGCATTCCTTTTCCTCCACCACCGGCAGAAGCTTTGATGAGCACCGGAAAACCGACTTCGGCGGCTACAATTTTGGCCGCATTGACATCGGTGATGGCTTCATCAACTCCGGGAACCAGCGGAACGTTGTAGCTTTTTACAGCTTGTTTGGCGCTGAGTTTGTCGCCCATCAATTCCATGGCTTCGGGTGAAGGTCCGATAAACTTGATGCCGGCAGCTTTTACTTTGCGGGCAAAACCGGCATTCTCCGACAAAAATCCGTATCCGGGGTGAATTCCATCAACGCCCAAATCTTTGCAATGCTGCAAAATGACGTCCTGTCGCAAATAGCTCTCGGAAGAAGGCGATTTACCCACATA
Encoded proteins:
- a CDS encoding DNA-binding protein — its product is MAKRIKIEEIEIAIVSRGDHDLISLTDMTRNQLQEIVIIKWLSLKSTIEYLGEWEALYNPDFNYTEFGTIKNEAGSNNFVLSVKHWIEATKAIGITAKAGRYGGTYAHKDIAFHFGMWISPKFQLLLVKEYQRLKETENDRLQLTWNLQRTLAKVNYRIHTDAIKELIIPKLVGKNETSLVYANEADLLNVALFGKSAQQWRAENPDSKGNIRDEATIEQLVVLSNLESMNAVFIHNGLSQPERLIQLNQMAITQMKSLLQHATAKKLE
- a CDS encoding biotin carboxylase, producing the protein MKKVLVANRGEIARRVIRSLKKMNIATVAVYSDADRFAPHVLEADEAVYVGKSPSSESYLRQDVILQHCKDLGVDGIHPGYGFLSENAGFARKVKAAGIKFIGPSPEAMELMGDKLSAKQAVKSYNVPLVPGVDEAITDVNAAKIVAAEVGFPVLIKASAGGGGKGMRLVNNVEEFEEQMQLAQSEARSSFGDDAVFIEKFVTKPRHIEIQVFADQMGNTVYLFERECSIQRRHQKVIEEAPSAVLTPELRKQMGEAAVAVCKACNYEGAGTVEFLLDAELKFYFLEMNTRLQVEHPVTEEITGLDLVEWQVRVARGERLPKLQDELQIHGHSIEVRVYAEDTLNGFTPDIGTLHRYRRPNTGLARVDDAFEEGMDVPIFYDPMIAKLVVWAETREAAMDKMVQAIDAYEISGVKTTLDFGKFVMKHPAFRSGDFDTNFIKHCFEDPRAMWEVYEDETAALKAGVNQIWTDLRDQANADAASRNIDSMWKLHGH